AGTGGGCCAAGCCCAACAAAAGGCCGAAGCCCGATTACAACCAACCAACTAAAGATAAGCCCAAAACAACTACGGGCCACAAAAAAACTTACAACGGGCCCTCGGCCCAAACCACAAAAACACACGGTCCAGACGGAGAAGACGATGAGGAAGCTATCGGGATACGTGGAGGACTCTGCTCCATTCAATCGACATCCGTTGATACCGCCTCAACCCAGCCGCTTCCACCGTTATACCGCCACATTCGTCGGAGCTTCGAAACCGGCAAAGCCTCCATACCGAACCCTAATCCGTAGCTAGTTAATCTTTTGATATGAACTAACGTACAATTGATTGACAGTTCTGTTTATGGCacaaacaaaaatgatttaTCTGAATAAATTCTTTTCACCTTGAAATTTTTGAACGCATGACTAACAGATCAATGTGGATGCCATGATAAAcgactgaattttttttatgtcaTCTTCATCTTCTACTTTTCTCAACTATCAATTAATGTCGCCAATCTTTAAATCACATGATTAGTAGCTTTTGAGGCGATATTAAATTTTACTGCTAACATTTATTTGGAAAGAGACTATATTAATGACTTAGCGATTCTATACAGTTTACACCGATAACATAATAATGCAAAACTAGTTTGTATTTCTAAATTGATGGCTAGTTTATACTAGTAATTTAGTGTTACTGGCTGCAGAAAAATAATGTAGAACCGACAAATGACATTAAATCCATTTCGTAATTCTATAACAGTTTTACAAATCACAGAATATTTTTCACAAGGATCAACAAACCAGCTAATGTAAAATGATGAACAACGACAATTTAACCCAAAAAAACGACTCAGAAACGCATGTCATAACCCGTAGGCCTTTCTCATTACAGAACACAAGAAAATAGAACAGAATCAGAAACGCACACTACTTGATATCTCACATACACTAAGATTCACAGATACATGCACATCATACAAACACaaaactctcctaagctttctCGTTTCATTATGCCTGCAATCATGATTTCTTGGTCTCTTAACCCCGCATGCTCCTCCTTCTCTATCCTTCCAGAACATCTCCTTATATAAGTACCACTTCGCCTCCACTAGTCACCACTACCTCTCTCTacacacaaacacaaaacacacacatttcCTCTGCTCTGTTCTGTTTCATTCCCACATCTCCTTCTGACCTTTGCAATGGCAGTGTCTGGGTTCGAGGGTTTCGAGAAAAGACTCGAACTCCGATTCTTCAACGACAACACAACCACCACCTCAACAACCAACAAAAGCCCAATGGGCCTCCGTCTCATCGACTTCGAATCTCTAGACCAAGTCTTAACCCAAGTTCAGTGCACGGTGGTCTCCGCCGTAGCCAACCACAGCTTCGACGCTTACGTCCTCTCCGAGTCGAGCCTCTTCGTCTACCCAACCAAAATCATCATCAAAACATGCGGCACCACCCAACTCCTCAAATCAATCCGACCTTTCATCCACCTCGCGCGTACCCTCAACCTCACCTTACGCGCGTGTAGATACTCACGCGGCAGCTTCATCTTTCCCAAGTCACAGCCTTTCCCTCACACCTCATTCGAAGACGAAGTCGTCATCGTCGAAGACTCCCTCCCGAAATCTCTCCGTCACCGTAAAGCCTTCGTCATGACGCCGTCTAATAACCCCTCGCGTGCTTGGCACGTGTTTACAGCCAGCGCTGACGTGGAGCCCGACGAGCCACTCGTGGTCGTCGAGGTCTGCATGACGGAGCTTGACCCAGTCAACGCCCTGAGCTTCTTCAGACGGAAAGGTGATGAGAATAATGATTCTGCAGGGAAAGAGATGACGCGGCTGAGCGGTATCGACGCGATAAACGAAAACGCGTTTGTGTGCGATTTCGCGTTCGATCCCTGCGGCTACTCGATGAACGGAGTCGACGGAGATCGTTACTCGACGATCCACGTCACGCCGGAAGACGGTTTTAGCTACGCGAGCTTCGAGTGCGGGTTGTCTCTACACGACGACGGTCGTGGAGATATCGCGGAGGTGTTGAGTCGCGCCATCGATGTTTTCAGGCCGAGCTGCGTCTCCATCGCCACCACTTACGGCGGGGAGGATTACGACCGCGAGGTGACGAAGCGGGTGGAGCGTGTGTTGGCGAAGAAGCTCGGTCTTAAGTGTCGGAGCAGGCTTATGGATGAGTTTCCAGGATCGGGCACGGTTGTTTTTCAGTCGTTCACTCCTCGCCGGAGATAGTTTTCGCCGGAAGAAAAcagaaaagttttttttcaaaaaaaggaaCAGAAAAGGGTTTTAGGTTTTAATTGGTTGAGAGGAGAAAGAAAAGGAAGGTGGTGACGTGGAGGGAAACGATTGGTTGACTTGGGTAAGGAATGATAAATAAGTGGGAACATAGATGATCATGCACCCTTACTTTACACTTGTGGAAATGTCACGCCTAAGCATTTTTGAGGTTCAGTGTTTGTAGATTTTTAGTGGGCGAGAGAGGGTAAAAacgtttgtttctttgtttcttttcttttgttatgtttgtttttattttaaatatcttttatcAGACATTTGCTATACGGTTTAGTTGTTCTTACTTGTATGGTTGCAAATTGATTCATTCATCACCTTAAGATCTAAGAAGAATAATTACTTAAAATATAGTAGCCTTAGTAATACATGGTTTGGTCCAAGTAGAAAAGGAGAAATTACAACCAACAAAAGTTTCGTTATGTTTTGTCGGTTTCAGTTTGGTGTTGGCAAGCACATGTCTAAAGTCGGAATTAATTAGTCTCACGCTGATATATTCTAGGCCAGTTTATCTATTGACCTTACAAAAAGAAAGTAATAATCTCTATATAAGTATATAGTTATAATAATCGCGCATGTAAACTCCTGTCCATCCCAACATACAAAAATACAGTTCGCACGTGACAATTATTGGCTAAAAGTAAACCACAATCTCGTTATGTCCAGTAGCAAAACGTAACTCGGTTTTTGTTATTTCTGCACTAAGATATTCTCTGAGCAGTGAAAGCCACTTCCACTCTGAAACTTCACTTTGTAACAGTTTATTACTAAATCGTGTTTTCTCTTTAATCAATCTGTAACAACCTGTCCTGCGGAACCACCCGTCCGTAGATCCaagctcacagcgctgcagcgcaccgaccccaaccccaacccctccattatgagttctcactaactccataattaggttgttggtgaggttcgaacccccgacctcaccctttaacagcattccacaagacaagctgtcaccaattgatctgcaggtcaattggtgacagcttgtcctgtgggaatgctgttaaagggtgaggacctgggttcgagtctcaccaacaacctaattatggagttagtgagaactcataatggaggggttggggtcggtgcgctgcagcgctgtgagcttGGGTCTACGGGCAGGTGGTTCCGCAGGACAGGTTGTTACACAATCAATTAACAATCAACGTTTTCAAAGATATATAGAGAAATGCAGAAGTAAATGAACTTAAATCTCAGTTTTGAGAAGCTTCTCTGCTCTTCCCCACTGTCCTGTCTCCATTCACTTATTCCCTTCTCATCACTTTCTATTAACAAGGATCAAAATGAGAGAAATAACAGAGATATCCTCTGCCTCTAATGAACCAAACTCAACTAGGAAGAAACCTAGCTGTCTGAAATGCATATACCATTACTATTTGTTTCGGCGAAATAACCACTAATCTCAGAAACAAAAACTCAACTAGAGTCAGGAACAATCGTTAGAAAACCGTCTCACAAAACGGTATACATAAGAGGatactattaaaatagtaaTAGCAGTGACTAATCAACAACACTCCCCAAATCAGGTGTGGCTTCTCTTCATCTCTTGTCATTTCTTGGTTTTCCTTTCATGGCATGCCTTCAAAGCTTGAACGTCTTTGCAACAAAATCACAAACAAGAAAAGATTATCAACATTTTGCCCAACTCTGTCTTCTCTTTCACATGAGACAATTCAATCAACTCATCAGTTATTACTTCTTAGTTCTTACGCAGTTCTAGTCAGTATCTTAGGTTAAACAACCCTAAACCCTAGCTCTAAAACCCTAACCCTCAGATTTTCAGATTTTAACTTTGCTAAGTAAAACTAAAACCTGAGATAGAGAGAGCAACATACGTTTCTGGCAAGATTTCCAGTCCCTATTGCTCTCAACGAGACaatcctgcaaaaaaaaaagattggagaaaataaaaaaatgatttaggGGAATACACAAGGAATctaagagatgatgatgatgatgatgatctggGAAAACAGAAGAACCGAACCTGTAAAGACAAGTAGAGAGAAGAACACTCTTTGAGCTGTTTCACATTCTCATCGTCATCGTCTGCATCCATCTGATGATTCGgctgaggaggaggagattgCGTCTCCGAATTGGGATTCTTCGTCGCTTTCTCCATTTCAACGGCGAAAATTTGGGTTCTTCAGTTGGGGAGGAAGAAGATTCTCAGATATTAACAAATCAGGgcactttttatttatttctaatggGCTTTATTTAGAACCAGGCCCATCTATATATAAGAAGAAGGTCTTATAATTAAAAAGCTCAACAGGTAGATATAAGTCAAAAGGTAAAAACAGTACTACAAGTCTACAAGATTGATGTCTGTCTCTAATGACTTCAGGGTTCAGGTAACCTTTGTCGGGTTGTCCGGGAATGGAGTTTGCCACAAAACGTCCCACCAATGCGGGAGCTTGTGACCTCTGGCATCCGCGTAAACATTTAGTCATGGGTTATTGAGTTATTCGGAAAATTCTCATCACATAATATcctacaaatttaaattattatttatccaatagatattttaaataattaaaaatttagcacaattttttttaaaacagtttAAATATTCTTGGATAgtttcaataaataaatatccactctaaaaataacaattattaatttttccttttgaaattttttttttcacttgaaAATTGGCTTTTTGTGTGCAtgggaaaaaaatataaaagcaaTCTCCAACCATTAGAGAAAACATGAGTCTGTTACTCTAAATTTAGGATAAAGAAAAGTTGATCAAATCATTGAGGATAATCTCTGGGAATTTTCTAtttcgaaagaaaaaaaagatgggACTTTTATTTCATCTAAAATTAAGAAAGAAGAAGGCCCTAAGAGAAGAGGCGGATTTTCAGTTATAACAACAGAGAAGATAAGGGTGTAAGATTAAATCAAAATGATCAtgtctttctctcttctctttccttAGTCATTTCTTCTATTTCCCCCTTCCTTGTCTCATCTTCTGTGCTCCAATTAATTTATGGAACGCGTTAGAGAATCATCAGAAACTCTTGCTTCCACGACGACCTCTTCTTCGTCTCCCTCCTGGTAAATTTCTTTACAAAACATCTAGAGATACAGTTTAATTGTCTTCAGACACATATGTTGTTATATAACGTTGCTCGCAGAACAAGATCCGCAAATGGTTGTGCACCTTGTCTGGCAAGTCATTTCATTTATAATGTAACTAATTTTTTTCTGATACAAACATGTGATCTTGCAGCAATGTAGACGTTGAGAATCGTGGAAAACAAGCAACTCCTCTCTCAACAAGAAGATCTCGAGCTGGCTTCTCTGATTCTTTCTCTTCTCATGGTAATTAGTAATTAGGTCaatatattccaaatatttaacCGACTTGGTTGTTCCTTGTGCTAAAAGTTTTCATGAAAATTCTTTCCTCTGCACCAGATTTACAATCATTCTGTTCAAatgaagaaaacataaaactctACCCCAGCAAAACAGAATCAGACGATGACTTATTAAGAAGCATAGAATCAGAAACATCATGTCCCGTGGTGAGCACGTCagactcatcatcatcagaaccTCATCACCATTCCCACCACCATCATTCGTCTATAGGTCTCACTAGCGGCCAATGGAGAGGTCGTTTCGTCCGTTTACTCAAGAAAGGATCATCCGCAATGCCATTCAACACCCCTCTTAAAGGAGTCCCTAAACTGACCAGACGCAAAAGCAAACGCATAAGAGACAACATGGTCCCTGTCCTACCTGCTACTTCTCTTGACACTGGTGACTTGTTCTGTTTCAAACCCTCTTGGAGAAACTACTCTCTCCAGAACCTTCTAACCGCTACAAATGGATTCAGCCGTGGTCCGAAACccttcttatatttttttcaatcatTGAACAACTTGTTTATATGTGAAGTAACGTAACATGAAATTTGTGAGTATTTATGGCAGAGAATGTGATTGGAGAAGGAGGATACGCGGAAGTGTATAAGGGACAGATGGCAGATGGGCAAATAGTTGCGATA
This window of the Raphanus sativus cultivar WK10039 unplaced genomic scaffold, ASM80110v3 Scaffold0130, whole genome shotgun sequence genome carries:
- the LOC108846828 gene encoding S-adenosylmethionine decarboxylase proenzyme 4-like, coding for MAVSGFEGFEKRLELRFFNDNTTTTSTTNKSPMGLRLIDFESLDQVLTQVQCTVVSAVANHSFDAYVLSESSLFVYPTKIIIKTCGTTQLLKSIRPFIHLARTLNLTLRACRYSRGSFIFPKSQPFPHTSFEDEVVIVEDSLPKSLRHRKAFVMTPSNNPSRAWHVFTASADVEPDEPLVVVEVCMTELDPVNALSFFRRKGDENNDSAGKEMTRLSGIDAINENAFVCDFAFDPCGYSMNGVDGDRYSTIHVTPEDGFSYASFECGLSLHDDGRGDIAEVLSRAIDVFRPSCVSIATTYGGEDYDREVTKRVERVLAKKLGLKCRSRLMDEFPGSGTVVFQSFTPRRR
- the LOC108845968 gene encoding uncharacterized protein LOC108845968, with the translated sequence MEKATKNPNSETQSPPPQPNHQMDADDDDENVKQLKECSSLYLSLQDCLVESNRDWKSCQKHVQALKACHERKTKK